A region from the Mycoplasmopsis bovigenitalium genome encodes:
- a CDS encoding DNA-methyltransferase, with protein sequence MKTNLIINGDCIAELNKIPEESIDLIFADPPYWMRTTGTLLRVEGTEFKGVNDEWDKFASNEDYYQFTRKWLEACYRVLKKNGSFWVIGGMQCIYTIGAIMQDIGFWFLNDVIWHKTNPTPNFKGTRLTNSHETLIWATKSEKSKYTFNYKTAKELNINVKDFDKGYRKQLGSVWHFSVASGNERVKDHEGVKLHNTQKPEELLYRIINISSNIGDIVLDPFGGTMTTGKVAKMTGRNYIMIEKDPKYCYYGQKRIDETLIQIGNIEKAVYDKKPPKTTLKEMINAKYFIVNEYLYFKDDEKGEVMLNKDGKVILNNGEITDIHSAAAKISNKNANRLNGFDYWFVIRDNQKVSIKEIRENYRRDVLGFE encoded by the coding sequence TTGAAAACAAATTTAATAATAAATGGGGATTGTATTGCTGAATTAAATAAAATTCCAGAAGAAAGTATTGATTTAATCTTTGCCGACCCTCCTTATTGGATGAGAACAACAGGAACTCTTTTGCGTGTTGAAGGTACAGAATTTAAAGGTGTTAATGATGAGTGAGATAAATTTGCATCAAACGAGGATTATTACCAATTCACAAGAAAATGGCTTGAGGCATGCTATAGAGTTTTAAAAAAGAACGGTTCTTTTTGGGTTATAGGGGGTATGCAATGTATTTACACAATTGGCGCAATAATGCAAGATATTGGCTTTTGATTTTTAAATGATGTAATTTGGCACAAAACAAATCCAACCCCCAATTTCAAAGGAACAAGACTTACAAATAGCCATGAAACATTAATTTGGGCTACAAAAAGTGAAAAATCTAAATACACTTTTAATTACAAAACAGCAAAAGAGCTTAACATTAATGTCAAAGATTTCGACAAAGGTTACCGTAAACAATTAGGCTCTGTATGACATTTTTCAGTTGCAAGCGGAAATGAAAGAGTTAAAGACCATGAAGGAGTTAAACTTCACAATACTCAAAAACCAGAGGAATTACTATACAGAATAATAAACATTTCCTCAAATATTGGCGATATTGTTTTGGACCCATTCGGGGGCACAATGACTACGGGCAAAGTAGCAAAAATGACAGGCCGAAACTATATAATGATTGAAAAAGATCCTAAATATTGCTACTACGGACAAAAAAGAATTGATGAAACTCTAATTCAAATTGGCAATATTGAAAAAGCAGTATATGATAAAAAACCACCAAAAACAACATTAAAAGAGATGATTAACGCCAAATATTTTATTGTCAATGAATATTTATATTTTAAAGATGATGAAAAAGGCGAGGTAATGCTGAATAAGGATGGTAAAGTTATACTTAATAATGGCGAAATAACTGACATTCATAGTGCTGCTGCAAAAATATCAAATAAAAATGCTAATAGACTGAATGGATTTGACTATTGGTTTGTTATTAGAGATAATCAAAAAGTATCAATCAAAGAAATTAGAGAAAACTATCGAAGAGATGTTTTGGGTTTTGAATAA
- a CDS encoding ABC-F family ATP-binding cassette domain-containing protein, translating to MLEVQNLCKVFSDKKLFENVNLKFTEGNTYGIIGANGAGKSTFLKILAGEIEATSGQIIIEKNRRLSVLSQDHNAFDDLIVTEVVVMGNTDLYKIKAEKDAIYANPDATMEDYTRAGELEEKFGELGGWTAENDAQELLSGLQIPKDKWDLPMNQLTANQKIKVLLAKALFGNPDILIMDEPTNHLDLRSIKWLENFLADYQNVVIVVSHDSDFLDNICTHIVDIDYNEAKIYTGNYTFWKESSQLALELMKQSNAKKEVQIEKLKQFIARFSANASKSRQATSRKKSLEKITLDEIKPSNRKYPYINWDINREPGKDIIEVEGLTYEENGKIMFQNVSFSLSKGEKMVLIGEDDIAKTRFLECLLGLRQPTSGTVKWGQTIKHTYYPNDNKKYFTEDLTILEWISKWPLENSTEETRDVSDQRMRGFLGRMLFSNDSVFKKVAVTSGGEKARLMFSRMMLLEANFLVLDQPLDHLDAESIDSLISGLKSYRGGAIFTTYNRALVNQVANVILEIAPDKSFIYHGTLDEYEKIMNY from the coding sequence ATGTTGGAAGTTCAAAACTTATGTAAAGTATTTAGTGATAAAAAACTTTTTGAAAATGTAAATTTAAAATTCACTGAAGGTAATACCTATGGAATTATTGGGGCTAATGGCGCTGGAAAATCAACATTTTTAAAAATTTTAGCAGGGGAAATCGAAGCTACAAGCGGCCAAATTATTATTGAAAAAAATAGACGTTTAAGTGTTTTAAGTCAAGACCACAATGCATTTGATGACCTTATTGTTACCGAGGTTGTAGTAATGGGCAACACAGATTTATACAAAATTAAGGCCGAAAAAGACGCTATTTATGCAAACCCCGACGCAACAATGGAAGACTACACTCGTGCTGGCGAACTTGAAGAAAAATTTGGTGAACTTGGTGGATGAACAGCCGAAAATGATGCTCAAGAACTATTATCTGGACTACAAATACCAAAAGACAAATGAGATTTACCAATGAATCAATTGACTGCCAATCAAAAAATTAAGGTTCTTTTAGCAAAAGCTTTGTTTGGTAATCCTGACATTTTAATCATGGACGAGCCAACAAACCACTTAGACTTACGCTCAATTAAATGATTAGAGAATTTTTTAGCAGACTACCAAAATGTTGTTATTGTAGTTAGCCACGATAGTGACTTTTTAGATAATATTTGTACTCACATTGTTGATATTGATTATAATGAAGCTAAAATTTATACCGGAAACTATACTTTCTGAAAAGAATCTAGCCAACTTGCTCTTGAACTTATGAAGCAGTCTAATGCTAAAAAAGAAGTGCAAATTGAAAAACTAAAACAATTTATTGCTCGTTTTAGTGCTAACGCCTCAAAATCAAGACAAGCAACTTCGCGTAAAAAATCTCTTGAAAAAATAACTCTAGATGAAATTAAACCTTCGAACCGTAAATACCCATACATTAATTGAGATATTAACAGAGAACCTGGCAAAGATATCATTGAAGTAGAGGGTTTAACATATGAAGAAAACGGGAAAATAATGTTCCAAAATGTATCATTTTCCCTATCAAAAGGTGAAAAAATGGTTCTTATTGGTGAGGATGACATTGCCAAAACTAGATTTTTAGAATGTTTACTCGGATTAAGACAACCAACTTCTGGAACAGTAAAATGAGGTCAAACAATCAAACACACTTACTATCCAAATGATAATAAAAAATACTTTACAGAAGATTTAACAATTCTTGAATGAATTTCAAAATGACCTTTAGAAAATTCAACTGAGGAAACCAGAGATGTGTCTGACCAAAGAATGCGTGGTTTTTTAGGTAGAATGTTATTTTCAAATGATTCAGTATTCAAAAAAGTAGCGGTTACATCAGGTGGGGAAAAAGCAAGATTAATGTTTTCAAGAATGATGCTTTTGGAGGCAAACTTTTTAGTTTTAGATCAACCTTTAGACCACTTAGATGCCGAAAGTATTGACTCACTAATTTCAGGTCTAAAATCATATAGAGGCGGGGCAATATTTACAACTTACAACCGTGCACTAGTAAATCAAGTTGCTAATGTAATTCTAGAAATTGCACCAGATAAAAGTTTTATCTACCATGGCACTCTTGATGAATATGAAAAAATTATGAATTATTAA